In Malus sylvestris chromosome 2, drMalSylv7.2, whole genome shotgun sequence, the genomic stretch tgggggactcctactacatggtttgtatcgcgcttgaccaagcctgaaactacaagtaagcttcaagtgaaattgatacattaccttgtgcatctccaccagttaaagataccacccctggatggaggaagagtacttccagagaagatgccacatctacctatgagacagataaggcaagtcaagacgacaccacactccgatacttagaagtttcgtgattacgagatcattctcccacaatatttcctaatgtcatttgtactaaatcattcacttgtactcactaaatgagagcttgaacctatgtacttgtgtaaacccttcacaattaatgagaactcttctattccgtggacgtagccaatctgggtgaaccacgtacatcttgtgtttgctttcctatctctatccatttatatacttatccacactaatgactggagcaatctagcgaagatcacaaaaagcgatcgttttcgctacctaggatctatcttgcaagagaacggagaattagatggagatctcaaccatagaatacgagctggatggaaagagtgcatccggcgtgttgtgtgaccgtcgtaggccactgaagctcaagggaaaattttataggacggcaataaggctagcgatgttgtatggcacagaatgttgggtggtgaagcatcaacacgtacacaaaatgggtgtagcggagatgaggatgcttcgtgggatgtgtgggcacacgagaaaggataagattgggaatgaggatatccgaggtaaagtaggagtagccgaaattgtaggaaagatgagagaaaatcggctccggtgattttgaacatgtgcaaagaaggccgactgacgctccggttcgaagatgtgactacgggacagaggttcagggccgaaggggtagaggaagacctaggacaactttggaagagactctaagaaaagacttagagaacttggatctaacggaggacatgacacaaaaccgagcgcaatggcgttctaggattcatatagccgaccccacttagtgggaaaaggctttgttgttgttgttgttgttgttgttgttgcataTAATTGTTTTGATTCATGTGGTCATGGTAAGGCAATTAGATGGCCCTTCCCCCCCTTAAATTATGAAAGAAGAACTTCAGGTTTCTAAGTGAGCTTCAGCATCCTATTTAGAATAGGAGATGATTTTCCATTTTTGTAAGAACTTGCTCCTTACGAGTTTAATAATTCATAGGTTACCATGTTTATTTGTTACTGCCCTACTTGCATCCATGCATTTGCAATGAACTGTTATGCCAGGGAATGATCCAATAAAGTAAGTGACCACAGGTCAGGTTTAGATTTCTATGTCTAATTAACAAAACAAGAAGTGTGGCATACTTTATTTAGGTGCTATGGAGATCCATTGCTAGTGTCTTCTTTAGTTCCATTTAGTTGGGATTCAGCTTCAGGAGAAGTTATACAGATTTGGACATTGGCGAGCTATCTTTGCTGTTGCTGTCAGAGAATTTCTAGCTATTTTCATTTCTATGCTAGTAGATGGAGCTTGAAATCTTCAAGCTTTTTATGCAACTTTTGTGTTAGAAAGTTATGCGACAATAAATCTCTTTCCTTCTATTAATTTGGAAGGCTAAGGTGCCCCTAAGGCACTAGTTTTTGCTTGGTTAGTTGCTTATGCAGGGTTAATACTTTTAttaagatttgaaaaaaaaaaagagacaaaAATGTTTGTTTATTTCCGTATTGATTATATACAGTGTGGAAAAGTGAGAAGGAAAGTGTTTGTATTCTATTTCAAGGATGAGATGAATTGATTAGTGGTATCGCCCATTCTTCAATATTAAAGTCTGTTTGTGCATCTGAATTTCCTGTTGTTTCAAGGATACTTTTGTCTAGATTTCTGACTGTTAGCCCTATTACTGTTCATATCTCAGGGATTCAATTATTTTTGTCCCATAGCATCTTGTGCTTTTAACTAGCATGGTTCACCCCTTATATTCAAATGAATTGTTTGTGCATTTTTTTTGGGATTAAAatgtaattttgttttaaatttctttctttactgCATCTTTTGCTTAGGCAGCTCTCTTAACCTTTTCTGTTTCTGTGGCCGAAAAGCGCATGGCTCCGGTTTCCTTTCCAAGATGAAAATGTCATGCAAGAGAACACAATGGACACAAGCTCAGATGTAGTATTACTGAAACTGCTTCAGGGTAATACTTTCTCAGATATGTTGATGTTGATCATTAGTATCATCCAAGTTTTTGCGGGTTTACTCAACTTGTTAGGCTGGTCGTTTGCTCCCACGTGGAGTTGGTTCCTCAAGATACCTATGTAGCTATTTACTACAGTTTCCTTCCTCCCAAAGATTTTAGAGTTTTTCGGAGGCCCCAGTTTCACATCTGAGTTCGCAAAGCAGGTTTGGGATCTCtggataaaaagaaaaaattcgtgGACTTTTGAAAATAAACATCATGTGACAATGGTTGCTAATGAAGTCAAGTGATAGTAAAACCAGTTCTGCCTGCTCGATTAGGATTTTTCGCATGCAATGGGGAAGGAAATTCCTCAAGATTCAGAATGTGAATGATATGGGAATGCAAATGCTGTTCCTGGTTACTACCACAAATCTTGGCCTAATGGTCTAATGCTGAAACACAGTTGCTCTGAATGACTCTCAGTTAGACATCCCACTGCTGACGACAATTCCGAAGCTTCCTGGCCTTAGTTTGTTGATTCTGAACCATTGCTATATGATTAGCGTCCAAAATATACCGTCATATGATGTTTGAGGAGCGCGGGATAGCAGTGATCACCGATTCACTTGAACTGCTTGTGTTGTCTTGCAATTCTCACTTGGACAATAAACAAATTATATGGTATATTTGATTGCTGCTGCATCTGTTGTACATCTCACTTTGATACTAATGTTGTTTTGTCCCTTTCTCGTTCTTGCAGATTTGATTCTGAGAAAAGCGGGTGCAGGAGTAATGATCTCTTCCCGAAAATAAACATCATATGTTCTCCTCTCTTGATATTTTTCTTCTGCATTCCCTTCTGtctttctttcctcttttcttgCCGTACGTTCTCTTCTCTTGCTTGGATGATTGTTTTATAGGCAAAGTGCCTTTCAACCTAACAAACCTACCGAGCCACTTTCTTTGACAATTATGTAAAGGTATGGGCGATGGAAAACGCGTGGGCatctatattttttataaacgtttttagtttttcacgtgtttctttatttttggtCATTAGATTCAACACATAGAATGAAAATAACATCTAGGATTAAATACGGGTGTGGACGAGGAGAAAAATCTATCTGAAATCGAGGAAGTTATAAATCggaaacggaaaaaaaaaaatgaaaatgagatCAACTAGAGTTTTGGTTAAATAAAGGTGGAATCCACTATTTTTTCACTCTTGATATTATTTCGTACGCACTAGTTTTACAAGGGAAGTTAGGAATTAGATTGTGTGTTTTCGAGGAAGCCAAATATCATTACCATGTGGCGAAAACAAATTGTCAGCATTTCCATAAGATCAAGGTAGTGCTATACACACATTTATTGTACTTCTCATAATTTtcgaaatgaattgaagaaaatcaagatTCAAAAATTAGCAAGAGTGTAGAATGTAAAAATGAGTATGTGAATAACAATATCCAAGTTCAATTGTCGTGCACGTGACCCGACCTACTTTTCTAGGGTTgtcttttgtcaatttattctcttctttttctttataaCCCACATACTGAATCATCAGTTAACcacaatgttctaaaaaacgctaggcgctagttgaGTGGTGGAcaggggcctagcgcctaggcggctaggcacTAGGcagatttatgtaaatttattatatatcttgtaaataagtgcttatttacactaaaaagaaaggggtgtgatatccacacacccctttttacttctcacacacccttttaattttcggccgtcggattggatgaaatgaagaagatcaacggacataaattaacaaggggtgtgtgagaagtaaaaaggggtgtgtggatagcacaccccaaaagaaactatacttgtatgtATCCCCTTAAAAGTTCTCCAATCAATTCAcaattggatgaacttgtagtcaaTCCATCATTTACAAATTAGGTACACCATTTTTATAAGAATACCACtatgaaactaaaaaaaataaaaaaacacacaatttattaaaaattatatgtgtatatatatatatatatatatatatatgtgtgtgtgtgtgtgattctattaagtaaaaaaataataaaacattatcccaataatttatataaatatataacacacacatatatatgtatataatgtaTGTATATTTCAAGCTGTTTGAAATGATAAAAACCCCACTTAGAAGTAGCGGGTGGTTATTAAAGATTAAAAACCAAATAACATCCCATcccttcttcaaaaaaaaaaaaaaaaaaaaaaaaaatcccatccCATTTGTGTTTTTGACCCCTGCACCCCAACTCTGTCACGCCACCTAAGATTTCCAATAAACCCCACGTAGAGGTAGTGTGTGGTTATTAAAGATTTAAAACCAAATAATATCACATCTCATCTGTGTTTCTGACCCCTCCACCTTAACTTTGTCACGCCATCCAAGATTTCCAAAGCCCATATCATTATCACACTCATTGGAAAGTGGAACACTCTTCCCATCTGAGTTTttccgtttcttcttcttcttcctttagtCATCAGAATGTCGAATTGGATCTCAAATCCAGATCTCGCTGCCATGGATTAATACCTTAAAAGTTAAGAGTTTCTCTCTTTTTGCATTCTCTCTTTCCTCTTCTACTCACAAAAGGTGAGCAGGATTTCACTTGAGGCTCCACTTTGAGATTGGGCGTTGCAAAGCCTACGTAAGAGTTGCAGAGCCGCCTAGATAGCCGCTAAGAACCGCCCAAACCGCCTAGCTAGCGTCTAGGCAGCCGCCTAAATCTTCCCCGCCTTACAAGAACGTTTTGGCCTAAATCGAGTCGGGACTCCTTCGCTGAACACCTAGGCGGGCCGCCTAGAtcgatttttagaacattggttAAATGTCATCAATTAACAATTGAGACAATGACTAATAAAGGTACGTAAGAGGTAgaaaaagagtaatgctaggaagactaaatttatagataaaatttgtaaattaaatgatatgaaagttgatgattagattattacttaagcttGATAAACTTGCTCATTTTGCATTGATGACgcattatttagtttgcaaattttatctataaatttaatctccctagcattactcggTAGAAAAATCAATGTTTTGAGTACGAAAGTGGGACATACATACTCTGGGTACTAAAAGCGAAAATTAGAAAACCTTGACGGTACTAAAATGAAAATTAGCTGAAGTTTTTATTGTGCAATGGTGCCCAACCAATTGCAGCAACAAATTTGGGATGTTAAGTGTTCGAAGAAGGGAGAGAGGAGatgaaagaaggaacaaaataCCTGGAAAAAACTCGGGGTTGAGTTGAGCATATATCTTACAAATGCAGATCATGTTTATGCATAATTATACACATTAAGTTGTTCAAGAAATATTGATTATTATTGTTTATTAGTCTGTAAGGACTAATTTTAGTTTCCCGACTTAAACAGTAGCATCAGGATACATGGCTGTCGCCGGTCTCTTTGTAGCCTGGTGGCTTCATGTTCCACATGAGGTTCACCGGGTCAACAGTTCAACTGGCACCACAGGAAACCATGGCTGTCTGTTACCTTAATTTATCAATTCTTCTTAGGAGGAGATAACCGATGTTTTGACCACTCTTCCAGAGCCATGCGGTGTAGGGCATTCATCCTAATGTAAGGACGTTTCTCTCGAATTAGTTTCTCAGCATTTTTCCAGTCCTCTGCCACCCCAAGACCAACTAGTAGTGCACACATGACAGCTACACTTCTCCCATGACCTAAACAGGAAATTACAAAAGAGTTTCTAGTTACAACTCACTACCTGCACCCGTTCAAATAGTTGAGAAATCAAATATCAATACTATGAAGAAACAGACAGCGGAATTTTGTTACAAAATACACAAAGCATTCTCACAGAAAGGGATGTTGAGAATCCCACCAGTTAGAGAAGAAACTTAACAACTTAAATGGGAACTGTTTGCAATCATTTCACTATGATTGCGTTATTTGTGTATTTGAATTGAAGGATTTAGATTTAACTGTTTACTTTACCGTATTCTTATCAAACATTGTAAGCACATTGAAAAGAGAGTTTTGATACTCTTTGttgacaaattttttaaaatgatttcggTTTGAGGGATAATGGATTCAGAATTTAGATTGATTTGAGTCCAGAACCATTTCAGTATGCAGCATTTCGTTTTCTTTTCAACCAGACAGTTAAAGGTTACAGTCTTAAGGATTATATATGTAGGGACGTGACCTTAATCACCCGAAACCTCCAAGCTTGGCCTTTTTTAAGTTTAAATCATAAATTCTATAAACCCGGGCAGCTCCATCTTGTTTGAATTTCCAAGTCATTCCCAAATCCAAGTATAACTGCATGCCTTAGGTATTATTTTATAGCAAAATAGCTGTGTTATATATAGCACAGATCTTAATGAAACAAGTCAAAACTCAAAACCTTAACAAGAAGCTTCAATAGAGAGCGTACCAAACTTGTATAGAAAACCAAGCCAAATCCTAACTAAAACAGGGAAACTAAAATCCAcaggaaacaaacaaacaatccaGGAATGTAATCCAACCACAAAGATAATATTGAATGAAATCATCTTTTCTTCCATCTCTTTACTTCTTAAACCTTAAATGGTTTTTCAGTGATGTCCTCAACAAATTCTCTCAAAGAAAAGCTATAAATCTAGTGGCTAAAAGTTTGAATAATTCCGCACATAACATCAGGGTAAATCCAGGATCATGCTCAGAAATACACGTGTAAGTgcaaacttaaatttaataactGTGTGTGACTTGTATTTCTAAAAACCAATAGCAGTGACAGCTTTGTTTCTCCATAAGAAATTACTGGAGGTCTTATCTGGCTTCAAAAATGAGACATTCGGAATGGTTTCAAGGGAAACTGAACCAAAACAATATAAGAATTAAATTACCATTAAGTTtcctctttccttttctttttctaagaCAATACATTAGTGCAGAGTACTGAGTGTTCCAAAGATGTGACGAAGAGCCCAGTGCTAATCGAATCATTCCACCCTCTTGTTGTGCTGCAATTATAATACACCtacacttgtttaattatttttgttctttttgtgTGACTCCTTTAAAGGTATTTAAATTTCATACAAGTGCCGAGTGGTAATCTGTAAACAATGGATGATGCTGACTTGATTTGGGTTAGTAGAATGAGTATGAAATCAGAGGGACTAGGTACAAGTTGCTACAAGAAGGCACAAGTTAACCAAATAGTAATAAGGAATGTAATTAAAATATAGAACAATGGTGGTCCATATTCCAGTTCTAACAGCTTAAACTTTTGGGAATAGTGGTAAACTAACAACCTTCatcatggtattagagcaggAAATACTGAGTTTGAATACCTGTAATTTAATCCTCCCTGAGTTTGAATCCATGTAATTTAATCCTCCCTGAGTTTGAATCCCTGTAACTTAATCCTCCCTATATAAGTTTGATTCCACATATTGATCTCAAAAAGTGGAGAGTGACCCACTTGTGAGTGAGAGAGCTAAAATACAAAACCCTTGAACCACATCTAAACAGCTTAAGCTTGTGTGAATAGTGGTAAGTAAACCAACCAACTTTGTCAATGCTATTACAGACTTTTTGTATGAGATACAACTTGTCAACCTCAACTTAAGTAACTGTCCTAGGAAATTAAGGGGCAGCAAGCCGCTGAGGGCTTTCTGGGTGTTCAGGAGAAGATGCCTATTTGGATGATTAAACAAAGCCATGACATGTTCGCTATGAATGTGCTTCCAATTCTATCAGAGGACATGAACCATCAAACATAGTGTTGGGCAAGGGGCTTTGGCCGATGGAAGTGGAAGAAGATAGCAACTGCAACAATTTTCCAAATTGAAAGGTTAAGAGGCAGGAATATTAGGCTTGAGGCTACATGAATGAAACCTGAGAAGATTTGTTGATGACTGCAGGCCCAAGTGTTTGGATGTTGCGCCTGGTGAAACTAAAGAGTTCACTGAGAAAGTGGTTTCGTGGAATTTGTTTCACAAAAAGAAGAGTGACAAAATTCAAGAAAGCTTTCTGCATGTACTCCATACCCCGTTTCTTATCTACCACGAGCATGCGCGTGAGCAGAGCAGTGGTTGATTAATAAGTACCTCCATAGGGCTTAATCCTAAGGCAATCTTATGTGCATTGCACCACAACTACCCCTTACTTATTCACCTATATAGAAATTTAGGAGCTAATCCCGCTAGACACGTCGCATTGCAACAATTTTgaaatatacacacatatacatgCATTGCAAAACAAGTGAATCTATATCATtaccaaaatgaaaaattactaAATTTAGGCAGCATACCGTACGCGCAGTGGACGAAAACAGGCCTATTCTGATCCCTTTTCCGGCAAGCCCACTTGACAGCGGATTCAATGGCAGCCGGTGGAGGAGCCCTTGTGTCCCATGTTGGCACACACAAATAAGAATGCCCTGAAAACTCAGGCTTTCTTGGCAATTCACAAGTGCAATCAACAATAGCAGGATCCCCTGGTGGCAGTTTATCCGGCGAAGAAGGCCACCCGCCGACGAACAAACCCTCACAGATTTCAGTATACGGAGCTTCCCTACTCCGCAATCTCCGCAGCGCCGAGAAAAAGCGAACGAAATACAAATAGGGGCTGAACATTATAATCGACCAAACGGGGAAACTCCCATCTGGGTTCTTCCCCAGCAGCATGGGAAGGTCTATGGATGGGTGAGCAGCAAGTGAAACCAACGCGGATACCAGAGAGGCGTACAAAAATGGTATGGAAAGCACAGTGAAACCAGAGCTTCTGAGGAATGCAAACAACGAGAACAAGACTGCTGCTTTCAACCCTATCAGAACTGATAGACCCACACCCATCTTTGCTCCACTACTGAATGCCCAGATGTGCCACTGCCAGGTGCTTGATGAAAGTCCTGAGAGAGGGTAGGGGCAAACAAAGATTACAGAGAGGTATTCCAGACTCCGAAGTGCCTGTCTAATTGGcccgaaaattttaaaaaggtgTTCACTATTCAGTCAAATATCACACGTTCGCTTTAAAGTTTTGAAGGGACGTGTGATATTTTCGTTAAAAGCTTTGAAATGACGTgtgatatatataattgtttttaaacaaaaaaaaatatcacacgTCCCTTCAAAGCTTTTAACGAAAGTATTAGTAGAAAAATCAAACATTTGTTCCAAGTATATATGTGGATTTGTTCCTTAAAATTGTATAGAActgtcaattttttattttgaactataattttaattgattttctttgaacttttataattagctaatttctcatttgaatttgaattttagtCAATTACccttgaacttttataaatagccaattttCTCTTGACGTTAGActttaaaaattttcatttaatttttatcCATTTTAATCATGAGAACAACAAATGACAACTATATGGGGGCACAAATGGATGAACTTTAAAAATCTAATGCTAGGAGAAATTGGCTACTTATAAAATTTTAGAGGTAAGCGACTAAAGTTAAAGTTCGGGAGGAATTAgttaattataaaagttcaggaATTACtcaactaaaattaaaattcaaagaaaaaattGGCACCTCTATACTGGGATAAACTAAACCGATAAATACCTCTTGTTTTAATGATCTACAGGAGATTTTAGTAATCACTAGTTTatgttctaatttttttatagtttgTAAATATTTTTCTAGGCTTCAACTTTATTCTTATTATACATACAGTAAACCA encodes the following:
- the LOC126582466 gene encoding uncharacterized protein LOC126582466, translated to MGVGLSVLIGLKAAVLFSLFAFLRSSGFTVLSIPFLYASLVSALVSLAAHPSIDLPMLLGKNPDGSFPVWSIIMFSPYLYFVRFFSALRRLRSREAPYTEICEGLFVGGWPSSPDKLPPGDPAIVDCTCELPRKPEFSGHSYLCVPTWDTRAPPPAAIESAVKWACRKRDQNRPVFVHCAYGHGRSVAVMCALLVGLGVAEDWKNAEKLIREKRPYIRMNALHRMALEEWSKHRLSPPKKN